A genomic window from Pseudonocardia broussonetiae includes:
- a CDS encoding TetR/AcrR family transcriptional regulator yields MGGLGARERLLDAAEELFAERGIAATGVDAVLKRAHVAPATLYAHFGGKDDLVAAALQRRHERWRAIWDEVLRRCGDDAVERALSVFDALDELHRREEAARGCAFLAAAVEVVDPRHPAQEWLAADTHLLDERLRELAAGTGAADPDALATELLLLYDGALAARARRAITGPRKKPEVRALAEAAVTRHLP; encoded by the coding sequence ATGGGCGGACTCGGCGCGCGGGAGCGGCTCCTCGACGCGGCCGAGGAGCTGTTCGCCGAGCGCGGCATCGCCGCGACGGGCGTCGACGCGGTCCTCAAGCGCGCCCACGTCGCGCCGGCGACCCTCTACGCGCACTTCGGCGGCAAGGACGACCTCGTCGCCGCCGCCCTGCAGCGGCGGCACGAGCGGTGGCGCGCGATCTGGGACGAGGTGCTGCGGCGCTGCGGCGACGACGCCGTCGAGCGCGCTCTGTCGGTCTTCGACGCCCTCGACGAGCTGCACCGCCGGGAGGAGGCGGCGCGCGGCTGCGCGTTCCTGGCCGCCGCGGTCGAGGTCGTGGACCCGCGGCACCCCGCGCAGGAGTGGCTCGCCGCCGACACCCACCTGCTCGACGAGCGCCTGCGCGAGCTGGCCGCGGGCACGGGCGCGGCCGACCCGGACGCCCTCGCGACCGAGCTCCTCCTGCTCTACGACGGCGCCCTGGCCGCGAGAGCGCGGAGGGCGATCACGGGACCTCGCAAGAAGCCTGAGGTGCGAGCCCTGGCAGAGGCAGCGGTCACCCGCCACCTCCCCTGA
- a CDS encoding homoserine dehydrogenase yields the protein MNGNAVRVALLGCGTVGGEIVRLLREQAGELAARAGAPVELVGVAVRRPHKHPELGDLLTTDATALATREDVDVVVEVIGGIEPARTLLLEALKAGKSVVTANKALLAEEGAALAEAADASGVDLFYEASVAGAIPLLRPLRESLAGDRITRVAGIVNGTTNFILSAMTESGAGYADALEEATRLGYAEADPSADVDGYDAASKAAILATLAFHTRVTAADVHCEGIRHVTASDIAAARGIGCVIKLLAICERTPATPDTPESVSARVYPAMIPATHPLAAVDGAFNAVFVEAEAAGQLMFYGQGAGGAPTASAVLGDLVAVARNRVHGGRGARESAYARLPVLPIGAVATRYHVSLEVADRAGVLAAIAGEFSAQGVSIAAVRQTGGVADSAGADTVSAARLVVVTHAAPEAALAATVRVLAGLDAVHAVDSVLRVEDLGRKGVAP from the coding sequence GTGAACGGGAACGCGGTGCGGGTCGCACTGCTGGGCTGCGGCACCGTCGGGGGCGAGATCGTGCGGCTGCTGCGCGAGCAGGCGGGGGAGCTGGCCGCGCGGGCCGGGGCCCCGGTCGAGCTCGTCGGCGTGGCCGTGCGGCGCCCGCACAAGCACCCCGAGCTCGGCGACCTGCTCACCACCGACGCCACGGCGCTGGCCACGCGCGAGGACGTCGACGTGGTCGTCGAGGTGATCGGCGGCATCGAGCCCGCGCGCACCCTGCTGCTGGAGGCGCTCAAGGCCGGCAAGTCGGTGGTCACGGCCAACAAGGCGCTGCTCGCCGAGGAGGGCGCGGCGCTGGCCGAGGCCGCCGACGCGTCGGGCGTCGACCTGTTCTACGAGGCCTCGGTCGCCGGCGCGATCCCGCTGCTGCGGCCGCTGCGCGAGAGCCTGGCCGGCGACCGCATCACCCGCGTCGCCGGCATCGTCAACGGCACCACCAACTTCATCCTCTCCGCGATGACGGAGTCGGGCGCCGGCTACGCCGACGCGCTGGAGGAGGCCACCCGGCTCGGCTACGCCGAGGCCGACCCGAGCGCCGACGTCGATGGCTACGACGCCGCGTCCAAGGCCGCCATCCTCGCGACGCTGGCCTTCCACACCCGCGTCACGGCCGCCGACGTGCACTGCGAGGGCATCCGGCACGTCACCGCGTCGGACATCGCGGCCGCGCGCGGCATCGGCTGCGTGATCAAGCTGCTGGCGATCTGCGAGCGCACGCCCGCCACGCCCGACACCCCGGAGTCGGTGTCGGCCCGCGTCTACCCGGCGATGATCCCCGCCACGCACCCGCTGGCCGCCGTCGACGGCGCGTTCAACGCCGTGTTCGTCGAGGCCGAGGCCGCGGGGCAGCTCATGTTCTACGGCCAGGGCGCGGGCGGCGCGCCCACCGCGAGCGCCGTGCTCGGCGACCTCGTCGCCGTCGCGCGCAACCGCGTGCACGGCGGGCGCGGTGCGCGCGAGTCGGCCTACGCCCGCCTGCCCGTGCTGCCGATCGGCGCGGTCGCCACCCGCTACCACGTGAGCCTCGAGGTGGCCGACCGCGCGGGCGTGCTGGCGGCCATCGCGGGGGAGTTCTCCGCGCAGGGCGTCAGCATCGCCGCGGTGCGCCAGACCGGCGGTGTCGCCGACTCCGCCGGAGCCGACACGGTCAGCGCCGCGCGGCTCGTCGTCGTCACGCACGCGGCCCCGGAGGCGGCGCTCGCCGCCACGGTCCGGGTGCTGGCCGGGCTCGACGCCGTGCACGCCGTCGACAGCGTGCTGCGCGTCGAGGACCTCGGACGAAAGGGCGTTGCCCCGTGA
- a CDS encoding MFS transporter yields MSTTSSPGRTPSPPVPLGRVAAASCAGTTIEFYDFFIYGTAAALVFPKVFFPALGSTAGIVASFATFAVAFFARPVGAIVFGHYGDRIGRKRTLISTLLLMGIATVLIGLLPGAETIGVAAPIILVVLRFAQGFAVGGEWAGATLLTAEYAPKEKRGLYGVFPQLGPAIAFALSSATFLITGLVMGDTDEAFLSYGWRIPFLLSILLVGVGLWVRLSIEETPAFKELQLRAQAEAASPDRSRRLPFLDAVRAQPREVLLSAGALAMLFAFFYMGTAYLTSYGTNPDGAALARPVVLGIGIVVAVVFGIAIVVAGVLSDRFGRRNVIRTSCVAGIVWALVLFPLLDTGSATAFAIGLSVTMVIFAIAYGPAGSYLPELFAARYRYTGAGLGYNLAGVLGGAIPPLLAASLAASFGSFAIGVMLSLIGVLSLVCVSLLPETRNRALEHEQVDETVQA; encoded by the coding sequence ATGTCCACCACGTCTTCCCCGGGACGGACGCCGTCCCCGCCGGTGCCGCTCGGCCGGGTCGCGGCCGCGAGCTGCGCCGGCACGACGATCGAGTTCTACGACTTCTTCATCTACGGCACCGCCGCCGCGCTGGTGTTCCCGAAGGTCTTCTTCCCCGCGCTGGGCTCCACGGCCGGCATCGTCGCCTCGTTCGCGACGTTCGCGGTGGCGTTCTTCGCCCGCCCCGTCGGCGCGATCGTGTTCGGCCACTACGGCGACCGCATCGGCCGCAAGCGCACCCTGATCTCGACGCTGCTGCTGATGGGCATCGCGACCGTCCTCATCGGGCTGCTGCCCGGCGCCGAGACCATCGGTGTGGCCGCGCCGATCATCCTGGTGGTGCTGCGGTTCGCGCAGGGCTTCGCCGTCGGCGGGGAGTGGGCCGGGGCGACGCTGCTCACGGCCGAGTACGCCCCGAAGGAGAAGCGCGGGCTGTACGGGGTCTTCCCGCAGCTCGGCCCGGCGATCGCCTTCGCGCTGTCGTCGGCCACGTTCCTCATCACCGGCCTCGTCATGGGCGACACCGACGAGGCGTTCCTGTCCTACGGCTGGCGGATCCCGTTCCTGCTCTCGATCCTGCTCGTCGGGGTCGGGCTGTGGGTGCGGCTCTCGATCGAGGAGACCCCCGCGTTCAAGGAGCTCCAGCTGCGGGCGCAGGCCGAGGCGGCGTCGCCGGACCGGTCGCGACGCCTGCCGTTCCTGGACGCCGTGCGCGCCCAGCCCCGCGAGGTGCTGCTCTCGGCCGGCGCGCTGGCCATGCTGTTCGCGTTCTTCTACATGGGCACCGCCTACCTGACCTCCTACGGCACCAACCCCGACGGCGCGGCGCTCGCGCGCCCGGTCGTGCTGGGCATCGGGATCGTGGTGGCGGTGGTGTTCGGCATCGCGATCGTCGTGGCGGGCGTGCTGTCGGACCGGTTCGGGCGGCGCAACGTCATCCGCACGTCCTGCGTCGCCGGGATCGTCTGGGCGCTCGTGCTGTTCCCGCTGCTGGACACCGGCAGCGCGACGGCGTTCGCGATCGGCCTGTCGGTCACGATGGTGATCTTCGCGATCGCGTACGGCCCGGCCGGGTCCTACCTGCCCGAGCTGTTCGCCGCGCGCTACCGCTACACCGGTGCCGGGCTGGGCTACAACCTCGCCGGCGTGCTGGGCGGGGCGATCCCGCCGCTGCTCGCCGCGAGCCTGGCGGCGTCGTTCGGCTCGTTCGCGATCGGCGTCATGCTCTCGCTGATCGGCGTGCTGTCGCTGGTCTGCGTGTCGCTGCTGCCCGAGACCCGCAACCGGGCGCTCGAGCACGAGCAGGTCGACGAGACCGTCCAGGCCTGA
- a CDS encoding DUF305 domain-containing protein: MTVSVERPPTSPSPADGEARWVRPFVAVVAVVGLLLLGAAGGLLLGVPGSSTTAEPGTVDVGFSQDMSVHHLQGVDMASWERDHTTDPVLAQLATDIEKTQNNQVGQMQGWLALWDAPALPIGGYMAWMTGEHGHAGTGTGTADGPVATMPGMATAADLDALRAATGPELDVLFLQLMLRHHEGGAEMLRYAAESASVPQVRSLAAQMLGSQTSEAEYLRQLLLARGGTPLPL, from the coding sequence GTGACCGTCTCGGTGGAGCGTCCGCCGACCTCGCCGTCCCCCGCCGACGGCGAGGCCCGGTGGGTGCGCCCGTTCGTCGCGGTCGTCGCGGTGGTGGGGCTGCTCCTGCTCGGCGCCGCGGGCGGGCTGCTGCTGGGCGTCCCGGGCTCGTCGACGACGGCCGAGCCCGGCACCGTCGACGTCGGGTTCTCCCAGGACATGTCGGTGCACCACCTGCAGGGCGTCGACATGGCGAGCTGGGAGCGCGACCACACCACCGACCCGGTGCTCGCCCAGCTCGCCACCGACATCGAGAAGACGCAGAACAACCAGGTCGGCCAGATGCAGGGCTGGCTCGCGCTGTGGGACGCCCCGGCCCTGCCCATCGGCGGCTACATGGCGTGGATGACCGGCGAGCACGGCCACGCGGGCACGGGCACGGGCACCGCGGACGGCCCCGTCGCCACGATGCCGGGGATGGCGACCGCCGCCGACCTCGACGCCCTGCGCGCCGCCACCGGCCCCGAGCTCGACGTCCTGTTCCTGCAGCTGATGCTGCGCCACCACGAGGGCGGTGCCGAGATGCTGCGCTACGCCGCGGAGAGCGCGTCGGTCCCGCAGGTCCGCAGCCTGGCCGCCCAGATGCTCGGCTCGCAGACCTCGGAGGCCGAGTACCTGCGCCAGCTGCTGCTCGCCCGCGGCGGGACGCCCCTGCCGCTGTGA
- a CDS encoding DUF3105 domain-containing protein encodes MGRFMVSGKNSKAVRNARAAVVTRRSTPWGLISAVVVVVLFAGAVFGYAFLRGEENAERLSALAPFTPSAENPDPSTQIEGVQAIEYTGGQHVDPVTQVAYTQSPPFGGAHDAVWAACNGVVYDQAVRSENLVHSLEHGAVWIAYNPDQVSGAALDTLRAKVEGQQYMVMSPFPGLDTPFSLQSWGHQLKLTDVDDVRIDQFVAALRVNRNTHPEPGASCAEVGVSGGFVRTSPPPFVPAPAPGTPGTQAETTAGADPVTPDAGS; translated from the coding sequence GTGGGACGGTTCATGGTCAGCGGCAAGAACAGCAAGGCGGTGCGCAACGCGCGCGCGGCGGTCGTGACCCGGCGGTCGACACCGTGGGGCCTCATCTCGGCGGTGGTCGTCGTCGTGCTGTTCGCCGGCGCCGTCTTCGGCTACGCGTTCCTGCGCGGGGAGGAGAACGCCGAGCGGCTGTCCGCGCTCGCGCCGTTCACCCCCAGCGCGGAGAACCCCGACCCGTCGACGCAGATCGAGGGCGTCCAGGCGATCGAGTACACCGGCGGGCAGCACGTCGACCCCGTCACGCAGGTCGCCTACACCCAGAGCCCGCCCTTCGGCGGCGCGCACGACGCGGTCTGGGCCGCCTGCAACGGCGTCGTCTACGACCAGGCCGTGCGCAGCGAGAACCTCGTGCACTCCCTGGAGCACGGCGCGGTGTGGATCGCCTACAACCCCGACCAGGTCAGCGGCGCGGCGCTCGACACGCTGCGCGCGAAGGTCGAGGGCCAGCAGTACATGGTCATGTCGCCGTTCCCGGGCCTCGACACCCCGTTCTCGCTGCAGTCCTGGGGCCACCAGCTCAAGCTGACCGACGTCGACGACGTCCGGATCGACCAGTTCGTGGCCGCGCTGCGCGTGAACCGCAACACCCACCCCGAGCCCGGCGCGAGCTGCGCCGAGGTCGGGGTCTCCGGTGGCTTCGTCCGCACCTCCCCGCCGCCCTTCGTCCCCGCCCCCGCGCCCGGCACCCCCGGCACGCAGGCCGAGACCACCGCGGGCGCCGACCCGGTCACGCCCGACGCGGGATCGTGA
- the lysA gene encoding diaminopimelate decarboxylase produces MRAHPAGPLHAGITAPPETAGPRPVDAAGFDELAPSVWPRHAARGETGALEVAGVDVRDLAERYGTPLFVVDEDDFRSRAAEFAAAFGAASVHYAAKAFLSVEVARWVAQEGLSLDVASGGELAVALRAGFPAERIAVHGNNKSTEELTAAVEAGVGRVVLDSFHEIARLDAIATAHGVVTPVMIRLTVGVEAHTHEFIATAHEDQKFGFSIAGGEASAAAEAARRVLRSPGLSLVGLHSHIGSQIFDTEGFEVAAHRVVRFLAALHKEHGGDALTALTTLDLGGGFGIAYRADETPLDVAELAEELRGIVKKECHAEELDVPEIAVEPGRAIAGPGTVTLYEVGTLKDVPLGTSSGRRYVSVDGGMSDNIRTALYDAVYDCRLVSRSSERDGTGEAVLSRVVGKHCESGDIVVRDCWLPADLAPGDLLGVAATGAYCYSMASSYNRLPRPAVVAVRNGEARVLLRRETVEDQFRLEVGP; encoded by the coding sequence ATGAGGGCGCATCCGGCCGGGCCGCTGCACGCCGGCATCACGGCACCGCCCGAGACCGCAGGCCCGCGTCCCGTCGACGCCGCCGGGTTCGACGAGCTGGCCCCCTCGGTCTGGCCGCGCCACGCCGCGCGCGGGGAGACCGGCGCGCTGGAGGTGGCGGGCGTCGACGTCCGCGACCTCGCCGAGCGCTACGGCACCCCGCTGTTCGTCGTCGACGAGGACGACTTCCGCTCGCGCGCCGCGGAGTTCGCCGCCGCGTTCGGCGCCGCGTCGGTGCACTACGCGGCGAAGGCGTTCCTGTCGGTCGAGGTGGCGCGCTGGGTCGCGCAGGAGGGCCTCTCGCTCGACGTCGCGAGCGGCGGCGAGCTGGCCGTCGCCCTGCGCGCGGGCTTCCCGGCCGAGCGGATCGCGGTGCACGGCAACAACAAGTCCACCGAGGAGCTCACGGCCGCCGTCGAGGCGGGCGTGGGCCGGGTCGTGCTCGACTCCTTCCACGAGATCGCCCGCCTCGACGCGATCGCCACCGCGCACGGTGTCGTCACGCCGGTGATGATCCGGCTGACGGTCGGGGTCGAGGCGCACACGCACGAGTTCATCGCCACCGCGCACGAGGACCAGAAGTTCGGCTTCTCGATCGCGGGGGGTGAGGCGAGCGCGGCGGCCGAGGCGGCGCGGCGGGTGCTGCGCTCCCCGGGGCTGTCGCTGGTCGGGCTGCACAGCCACATCGGCAGCCAGATCTTCGACACCGAGGGCTTCGAGGTCGCCGCGCACCGCGTCGTGCGGTTCCTGGCGGCGCTGCACAAGGAGCACGGCGGCGACGCGCTGACCGCGCTCACCACGCTCGACCTCGGCGGCGGCTTCGGCATCGCCTACCGGGCGGACGAGACCCCGCTCGACGTCGCCGAGCTGGCCGAGGAGCTGCGCGGCATCGTCAAGAAGGAGTGCCACGCCGAGGAGCTCGACGTGCCGGAGATCGCCGTCGAGCCCGGGCGCGCGATCGCCGGCCCGGGCACCGTCACGCTCTACGAGGTCGGCACGCTCAAGGACGTCCCGCTGGGTACGTCGTCGGGCCGCCGCTACGTCAGCGTCGACGGCGGCATGAGCGACAACATCCGCACCGCCCTCTACGACGCGGTCTACGACTGCAGGCTGGTGTCGCGGTCCTCGGAGCGCGACGGCACCGGCGAGGCCGTGCTCTCGCGCGTGGTCGGCAAGCACTGCGAGAGCGGCGACATCGTCGTGCGCGACTGCTGGCTGCCCGCCGACCTCGCCCCGGGCGACCTGCTCGGCGTCGCGGCCACGGGGGCGTACTGCTACTCGATGGCCAGCTCCTACAACCGCCTGCCGCGGCCCGCGGTGGTCGCGGTGCGCAACGGGGAGGCGCGGGTGCTGCTGCGCCGCGAGACCGTCGAGGACCAGTTCCGGCTGGAGGTCGGCCCGTGA
- a CDS encoding class I SAM-dependent methyltransferase — MNEEHLRLCASAGWASLVRDELLPWVLGDDDLGDDVLEIGAGPGLVTDLLVERAARVTAVEIDERLAEGLRARTAGLPVDVVMGDATALPLPDGRFSAAACFTMLHHIPHPDLQDRALAEVARVLRPGGLLVGTDGEDTPARRALHVDDVFVPVDPAGLPARLRAAGFAEVLVDSDGDRLRFRARTPGA; from the coding sequence GTGAACGAGGAGCACCTGCGGCTGTGCGCCAGCGCGGGGTGGGCGTCGCTCGTGCGGGACGAGCTGCTGCCCTGGGTCCTGGGCGACGACGACCTCGGCGACGACGTCCTGGAGATCGGCGCCGGGCCGGGCCTGGTCACCGACCTGCTCGTCGAGCGCGCGGCGCGCGTCACCGCCGTCGAGATCGACGAGCGGCTCGCCGAGGGCCTGCGGGCGCGGACGGCGGGCCTGCCCGTCGACGTCGTGATGGGCGACGCCACCGCCCTGCCCCTGCCCGACGGCCGCTTCTCCGCCGCGGCCTGCTTCACGATGCTGCACCACATCCCGCACCCCGACCTGCAGGACCGGGCGCTGGCGGAGGTCGCCCGCGTGCTGCGCCCGGGCGGCCTGCTCGTCGGCACCGACGGCGAGGACACCCCGGCGCGCCGCGCCCTGCACGTCGACGACGTGTTCGTGCCGGTCGACCCCGCCGGGCTCCCCGCCCGCCTGCGCGCCGCCGGGTTCGCCGAGGTGCTGGTGGACAGCGACGGCGACCGCCTGCGCTTCCGCGCCCGGACGCCGGGGGCCTGA
- the argS gene encoding arginine--tRNA ligase: protein MTPAQLADLVRATATEVLTTRGLDVAALPDDVGVERPRNPDHGDYATNVAMRTAKKAGVAPRDLAGWLVEALTGRDGIASAEIAGPGFINLRLAADAQGAVVGEVLAAGEAYGTGDEYADRVVNLEFVSANPTGPLHLGHTRWAAVGDALGRVLAARGAKVTREYYFNDAGGQIDRFVSSLVAAAEGRPTPEGGYGGAYIGEIAAQVLAAEPGALTDPDRDEVFRKIGVDLMFDEIKRALHAFGTDFDVWFHERTLHDNGAVDTAVQRLKDSGNLYFSDGAWWLRSTDEGDDKDRPVIKSDGKPAYIAGDLAYYLDKRARGFDLCIYMLGADHHGYIARLRAAAAAFGDDPNTVEVLIGQMVRLFKDGQMLKMSKRAGTAVSMDDLVGFVGVDAARYSLIRSSIDSVLDLDLDILSRRTNDNPVFYVQYAHARLSSLARNAADVGLEPGTAFGLLEHPREGELIRTIGEFPAVVATAAELREPHRVARYLETLAATYHRFYDSCRVLPMGDEEISDLHRARLALCVAARQVLANGLGLLGVSAPERM from the coding sequence GTGACTCCCGCCCAGCTCGCCGACCTGGTCCGCGCCACTGCGACCGAGGTCCTCACGACGCGCGGCCTGGACGTCGCGGCGCTGCCCGACGACGTCGGTGTCGAGCGCCCCCGCAACCCCGACCACGGCGACTACGCCACCAACGTCGCCATGCGCACGGCGAAGAAGGCGGGGGTCGCGCCGCGCGACCTGGCCGGCTGGCTCGTCGAGGCCCTCACCGGCCGCGACGGCATCGCCTCCGCCGAGATCGCCGGCCCCGGCTTCATCAACCTGCGCCTCGCGGCCGACGCCCAGGGCGCGGTCGTCGGCGAGGTGCTGGCGGCGGGGGAGGCCTACGGCACCGGCGACGAGTACGCCGACCGCGTCGTCAACCTCGAGTTCGTCTCGGCGAACCCGACGGGCCCGCTGCACCTGGGCCACACCCGCTGGGCCGCCGTCGGCGACGCCCTGGGCCGGGTGCTGGCCGCGCGCGGCGCGAAGGTCACCCGCGAGTACTACTTCAACGACGCGGGCGGCCAGATCGACCGCTTCGTCTCCTCCCTGGTGGCCGCGGCCGAGGGACGCCCGACGCCCGAGGGCGGCTACGGCGGCGCCTACATCGGCGAGATCGCGGCGCAGGTGCTGGCCGCCGAGCCCGGGGCGCTCACCGACCCGGACCGCGACGAGGTGTTCCGCAAGATCGGCGTCGACCTCATGTTCGACGAGATCAAGCGCGCCCTGCACGCGTTCGGCACCGACTTCGACGTGTGGTTCCACGAGAGGACGCTGCACGACAACGGGGCCGTCGACACCGCGGTGCAGCGGCTCAAGGACTCGGGCAACCTCTACTTCTCCGACGGCGCCTGGTGGCTGCGCAGCACCGACGAGGGCGACGACAAGGACCGGCCCGTCATCAAGAGCGACGGCAAGCCCGCCTACATCGCCGGCGACCTCGCCTACTACCTCGACAAGCGCGCCCGCGGCTTCGACCTGTGCATCTACATGCTCGGCGCCGACCACCACGGCTACATCGCCCGGCTCCGCGCGGCCGCGGCGGCGTTCGGCGACGACCCGAACACGGTCGAGGTGCTCATCGGGCAGATGGTGCGACTGTTCAAGGACGGCCAGATGCTGAAGATGAGCAAGCGCGCCGGCACGGCGGTGAGCATGGACGACCTGGTCGGGTTCGTCGGCGTCGACGCCGCCCGCTACTCGCTGATCCGCAGCTCGATCGACTCGGTGCTCGACCTCGACCTCGACATCCTGAGCCGCCGGACCAACGACAACCCCGTCTTCTACGTCCAGTACGCCCACGCGCGGCTCTCGTCGCTGGCGCGCAACGCCGCCGACGTCGGGCTGGAGCCCGGCACGGCGTTCGGCCTGCTGGAGCACCCGCGCGAGGGCGAGCTGATCCGCACGATCGGCGAGTTCCCGGCCGTCGTCGCCACGGCGGCGGAGCTGCGCGAGCCGCACCGCGTCGCCCGCTACCTGGAGACGCTCGCCGCCACCTACCACCGCTTCTACGACTCCTGCCGCGTCCTGCCGATGGGCGACGAGGAGATCTCCGACCTGCACCGCGCCCGCCTCGCGCTGTGCGTCGCCGCGCGGCAGGTGCTGGCCAACGGGCTGGGCCTGCTGGGCGTCAGCGCGCCGGAGCGGATGTGA
- a CDS encoding helix-turn-helix transcriptional regulator, giving the protein MLDDDTVSRAVDRVLAQRLADLRSRTGLPVVFGGSTRSAPDGQQLTINRLAGTLGDSLRLLSVITGRGLGGAAMARKVPCRVSDYASTTGITHDYDHVVVEHERLTSILAYPLLVHGTVRGVLYGAVREDAPIGDVAVRNAGVVAATITRDVTALLDRHPPATATPRWAGELGAGALEELAALARTTSDPELRARLRRIHEDLAGPAGQPPRPAEGPSLSPREVEALRLVAVGSTNAEIAAQLGISVPTVKAYLHSAMRKLDVHNRGRAVVVAREAGLL; this is encoded by the coding sequence GTGCTCGACGACGACACGGTGTCCCGGGCCGTGGACCGGGTACTCGCGCAGCGCCTGGCCGATCTCCGCAGCCGGACCGGCCTGCCCGTGGTCTTCGGCGGCAGCACCCGGTCGGCCCCCGACGGCCAGCAGCTCACGATCAACCGCCTCGCCGGCACGCTCGGCGACTCGCTGCGGCTGCTCAGCGTCATCACCGGCCGCGGCCTGGGCGGCGCCGCGATGGCCCGCAAGGTGCCGTGCCGCGTCTCCGACTACGCCTCCACCACCGGCATCACGCACGACTACGACCACGTCGTCGTCGAGCACGAGCGCCTGACCTCGATCCTGGCCTACCCGCTGCTCGTGCACGGGACGGTGCGCGGCGTCCTCTACGGCGCCGTGCGCGAGGACGCGCCGATCGGCGACGTCGCCGTCCGGAACGCGGGGGTCGTCGCGGCCACCATCACGCGCGACGTGACCGCGCTGCTCGACCGGCACCCGCCGGCCACCGCGACGCCCCGCTGGGCCGGCGAGCTCGGCGCGGGCGCCCTCGAGGAGCTCGCTGCCCTCGCCCGCACCACGTCCGACCCGGAGCTCCGCGCGCGGCTTCGGCGCATCCACGAGGACCTCGCCGGGCCGGCCGGGCAGCCTCCCCGCCCGGCGGAGGGCCCCTCGCTGTCACCGCGGGAGGTCGAGGCCCTGCGGCTCGTCGCGGTCGGGTCGACGAACGCCGAGATCGCCGCGCAGCTCGGCATCTCGGTGCCCACGGTGAAGGCCTACCTGCACAGCGCCATGCGCAAGCTCGACGTCCACAACCGCGGCCGGGCCGTCGTCGTGGCGCGGGAGGCCGGGCTGCTCTGA
- a CDS encoding YbfB/YjiJ family MFS transporter, which translates to MASGTGLIAVTYGVVRYGYGLQLPQLAAEFALSAPAAGAVAAGGFAAYCVSALAAQRLLARGSARTVLWLAAAVAAVGALVVATAGSAPVLALGVLVAGSAAGAASPAMVVAVASTVRGPRVARAQAVVNAGTGVGVAVTGAAVLAAPQVWRPVWFGAAAAALLTAAAVDRLARWPAAGPRPVDGATTGMLRPLLAAGVAGVGSAAVWTFGRDLVTTTGGLPGRTTAALWVLLGAAAVLGALSGDAVRLLGLRRAWALTVALTAAGTAALALAPGAVLVAAVAGAAFGGAYTAMSGVLIAWGSALRPQAAGEATAVLFVALTAGQALGAVATGALAGRVGAPAAFGVSAAVLLAAAGVLPARVRSSAGV; encoded by the coding sequence GTGGCGTCCGGGACGGGCCTCATCGCGGTGACCTACGGAGTGGTCCGCTACGGGTACGGGCTGCAACTCCCCCAGCTCGCGGCGGAGTTCGCGCTGTCGGCGCCGGCGGCCGGGGCCGTCGCGGCGGGCGGGTTCGCCGCCTACTGCGTGAGCGCGCTGGCGGCGCAGCGCCTGCTCGCCCGGGGCTCGGCCCGCACGGTGCTGTGGCTGGCCGCGGCGGTGGCGGCGGTCGGCGCACTGGTGGTTGCGACGGCCGGGTCCGCCCCGGTGCTGGCGCTCGGCGTGCTGGTGGCCGGCAGCGCGGCGGGCGCCGCGTCCCCGGCGATGGTCGTCGCGGTCGCCTCGACGGTGCGCGGGCCGCGGGTCGCCCGCGCGCAGGCCGTGGTCAACGCGGGCACCGGCGTGGGCGTCGCGGTCACCGGCGCCGCGGTGCTCGCCGCGCCCCAGGTCTGGCGCCCGGTCTGGTTCGGTGCCGCCGCGGCCGCCCTGCTCACCGCCGCGGCCGTCGACCGCCTCGCGCGGTGGCCCGCCGCCGGCCCGCGCCCCGTGGACGGAGCGACGACCGGGATGCTGCGGCCCCTGCTGGCCGCCGGCGTCGCGGGCGTCGGCAGCGCCGCGGTGTGGACGTTCGGGCGCGACCTGGTCACGACCACCGGCGGCCTCCCCGGGCGGACCACCGCCGCGCTGTGGGTCCTGCTCGGCGCGGCGGCCGTGCTCGGCGCCCTGAGCGGCGACGCCGTCCGCCTGCTCGGCCTGCGGCGCGCCTGGGCGCTCACGGTGGCGCTGACGGCCGCCGGCACGGCCGCGCTCGCCCTCGCACCCGGTGCGGTGCTCGTCGCCGCCGTGGCCGGGGCGGCCTTCGGGGGCGCCTACACCGCGATGAGCGGGGTCCTCATCGCGTGGGGCAGCGCGCTGCGCCCGCAGGCCGCCGGGGAGGCCACGGCCGTCCTGTTCGTCGCCCTGACCGCCGGGCAGGCCCTCGGCGCGGTGGCGACGGGTGCGCTGGCCGGGCGCGTCGGCGCCCCGGCGGCGTTCGGGGTCAGCGCCGCGGTCCTGCTGGCGGCGGCGGGCGTCCTGCCGGCGCGGGTGCGCTCGTCCGCCGGCGTCTGA